A single region of the Dryobates pubescens isolate bDryPub1 chromosome 11, bDryPub1.pri, whole genome shotgun sequence genome encodes:
- the RGS4 gene encoding regulator of G-protein signaling 4 isoform X3: MCKGLAALPATCLKSAKDMKHRLGFLLQKSDSCDYSSSQGKKEKTSSSQRVSQEEVRKWAESLENLIHHESEPGFLHAGEDEPQRAGAHPVLLRRGPEEDLHPDGEGFLPPLPQVPLLPGLGQPARGRLRAAELQEEPRSHLRLQLQHRLAVRLSLQRGRSRLGSRQKATPRGAAQALLGMKQQSCLQ, encoded by the exons ATGTGCAAGGGACTCGCTGCGCTGCCAGCCACTTGCCTAAAAAG TGCTAAAGACATGAAGCATCGTCTgggcttcctgctgcagaagtCAGACTCCTGTGACTACAGCTCCTCCCAGggcaaaaaggagaaaacatcTTCAAGCCAGAG GGTTAGCCAAGAGGAAGTCAGAAAATGGGCAGAGTCTTTGGAAAACCTGATCCACCATGAGA GTGAACCTGGATTCCTGCACGCGGGAGAAGACGAGCCACAACGTGCTGGAGCCCACCCTGTCCTGCTTCGACGAGGCCCAGAGGAAGATCTTCACCCTGATGGAGAAGGATTCCTACCGCCGCTTCCTCAAGTCCCCTTACTACCTGGACTTGGTCAGCCCGCCCGGGGCCGGCTGCGCGCCGCAGAGCTGCAAGAGGAGCCACGCTCACACCTTAGACTGCAACTCCAACATCGTCTCGCAGTGCGCCTGAGCCTGCAgcgaggcaggagcaggctgggctcccGCCAGAAAGCCACCCCCCGCGGGGCAGCGCAAGCGCTCCTTGgcatgaagcagcagagctgtctgcagtAG
- the RGS4 gene encoding regulator of G-protein signaling 4 isoform X2 encodes MCKGLAALPATCLKSAKDMKHRLGFLLQKSDSCDYSSSQGKKEKTSSSQRVSQEEVRKWAESLENLIHHERGLAAFRAFLKSEYSEENIEFWVSCEDYKKTKSPAKLSPKARKIYDEFISVQATKEVNLDSCTREKTSHNVLEPTLSCFDEAQRKIFTLMEKDSYRRFLKSPYYLDLVSPPGAGCAPQSCKRSHAHTLDCNSNIVSQCA; translated from the exons ATGTGCAAGGGACTCGCTGCGCTGCCAGCCACTTGCCTAAAAAG TGCTAAAGACATGAAGCATCGTCTgggcttcctgctgcagaagtCAGACTCCTGTGACTACAGCTCCTCCCAGggcaaaaaggagaaaacatcTTCAAGCCAGAG GGTTAGCCAAGAGGAAGTCAGAAAATGGGCAGAGTCTTTGGAAAACCTGATCCACCATGAGA GAGGACTGGCTGCCTTCCGAGCTTTCCTCAAATCTGAGTACAGTGAGGAAAACATCGAGTTCTGGGTCAGCTGTGAGGACTACAAGAAAACCAAGTCACCAGCCAAGCTCAGCCCCAAGGCCAGGAAGATCTATGATGAGTTCATTTCAGTGCAGGCAACGAAAGAG GTGAACCTGGATTCCTGCACGCGGGAGAAGACGAGCCACAACGTGCTGGAGCCCACCCTGTCCTGCTTCGACGAGGCCCAGAGGAAGATCTTCACCCTGATGGAGAAGGATTCCTACCGCCGCTTCCTCAAGTCCCCTTACTACCTGGACTTGGTCAGCCCGCCCGGGGCCGGCTGCGCGCCGCAGAGCTGCAAGAGGAGCCACGCTCACACCTTAGACTGCAACTCCAACATCGTCTCGCAGTGCGCCTGA
- the RGS4 gene encoding regulator of G-protein signaling 4 isoform X1 — protein MKHRLGFLLQKSDSCDYSSSQGKKEKTSSSQRVSQEEVRKWAESLENLIHHERGLAAFRAFLKSEYSEENIEFWVSCEDYKKTKSPAKLSPKARKIYDEFISVQATKEVNLDSCTREKTSHNVLEPTLSCFDEAQRKIFTLMEKDSYRRFLKSPYYLDLVSPPGAGCAPQSCKRSHAHTLDCNSNIVSQCA, from the exons ATGAAGCATCGTCTgggcttcctgctgcagaagtCAGACTCCTGTGACTACAGCTCCTCCCAGggcaaaaaggagaaaacatcTTCAAGCCAGAG GGTTAGCCAAGAGGAAGTCAGAAAATGGGCAGAGTCTTTGGAAAACCTGATCCACCATGAGA GAGGACTGGCTGCCTTCCGAGCTTTCCTCAAATCTGAGTACAGTGAGGAAAACATCGAGTTCTGGGTCAGCTGTGAGGACTACAAGAAAACCAAGTCACCAGCCAAGCTCAGCCCCAAGGCCAGGAAGATCTATGATGAGTTCATTTCAGTGCAGGCAACGAAAGAG GTGAACCTGGATTCCTGCACGCGGGAGAAGACGAGCCACAACGTGCTGGAGCCCACCCTGTCCTGCTTCGACGAGGCCCAGAGGAAGATCTTCACCCTGATGGAGAAGGATTCCTACCGCCGCTTCCTCAAGTCCCCTTACTACCTGGACTTGGTCAGCCCGCCCGGGGCCGGCTGCGCGCCGCAGAGCTGCAAGAGGAGCCACGCTCACACCTTAGACTGCAACTCCAACATCGTCTCGCAGTGCGCCTGA